In the genome of Neovison vison isolate M4711 chromosome 3, ASM_NN_V1, whole genome shotgun sequence, one region contains:
- the LOC122901718 gene encoding gamma-crystallin F produces the protein MGKITFYEDRGFQGRHYECSSDHPNLQPYFSRCNSVRVDSGCWMLYEQPNYAGCQYFLRRGDYPDYQQWMGLSDSVRSCRLIPHTSSHRIRIYEREDYRGQMVEITEDCSSLHDRFHFSEIHSFHVLEGCWILYELPNYRGRQYLLRPGDYRRYHDWGATSARVGSLRRAMDYY, from the exons atggggaag ATCACTTTCTACGAGGACCGGGGCTTCCAGGGCCGCCACTATGAGTGCAGCAGTGACCACCCGAACCTGCAGCCCTACTTCAGCCGCTGCAACTCGGTGCGCGTGGACAGCGGCTGCTGGATGCTCTATGAGCAGCCCAACTACGCGGGCTGCCAGTACTTCCTGCGGCGCGGGGACTACCCCGACTACCAGCAGTGGATGGGCCTCAGCGACTCGGTCCGCTCCTGCCGTCTCATCCCGCAC ACCAGCTCCCACAGGATCAGGATCTACGAGCGAGAGGACTACAGGGGCCAGATGGTAGAGATCACTGAGGACTGCTCCTCACTTCATGACCGCTTCCACTTCAGTGAGATCCACTCCTTCCACGTGCTGGAGGGCTGCTGGATCCTCTACGAGCTGCCCAACTACCGGGGACGGCAGTACCTGCTGAGACCGGGGGACTACAGGCGCTACCACGACTGGGGGGCCACGAGTGCCCGAGTGGGCTCATTGAGGAGAGCCATGGATTACTATTGA